The following are encoded in a window of Oligoflexus sp. genomic DNA:
- a CDS encoding (2Fe-2S)-binding protein has translation MIVCLCFGVNNRAIEQLKEQGCETLRQIQSKCQAGSSCGACIPELKKSLQENNKKAAQDSSRSC, from the coding sequence ATGATCGTCTGTCTTTGCTTCGGTGTGAATAATAGGGCCATTGAGCAGTTGAAAGAGCAGGGCTGTGAGACCCTGCGCCAAATTCAAAGCAAATGCCAGGCTGGCAGCAGCTGCGGGGCGTGCATACCCGAGCTGAAAAAATCCCTGCAGGAGAATAATAAAAAAGCTGCTCAGGATTCTTCACGCAGTTGCTGA
- the bfr gene encoding bacterioferritin encodes MKGDAKVIEALNDILTGELTAINQYFLHARMCKDWGYDRIAHIVRHESIDEMKHAEKLMDRILFLEGVPNVQRLMKINIGETVKEQFEADLKLEYDAVDRLKKAIQIAVDARDHTSRELFEHILEDEEKHIDWLETQLRLIQELTAVNYLAQQLREES; translated from the coding sequence ATGAAAGGTGATGCGAAAGTCATCGAAGCCCTCAATGATATATTGACGGGCGAACTGACGGCCATTAATCAGTACTTTTTACACGCCAGAATGTGTAAGGATTGGGGCTATGATCGCATAGCCCACATCGTCCGTCATGAATCCATCGATGAAATGAAGCACGCAGAAAAATTGATGGACCGCATCCTCTTCCTTGAAGGCGTGCCCAACGTTCAAAGGCTCATGAAAATCAACATCGGCGAGACGGTGAAGGAGCAGTTCGAAGCTGATCTGAAACTGGAATACGATGCTGTCGATCGTTTGAAGAAAGCGATTCAGATCGCAGTGGATGCCCGGGACCATACATCCCGGGAACTCTTTGAGCATATTCTGGAAGATGAGGAAAAGCATATCGACTGGCTTGAAACGCAGCTGAGACTGATTCAGGAGCTGACCGCCGTGAATTATCTGGCTCAGCAACTGCGTGAAGAATCCTGA